The Niallia alba genome includes a window with the following:
- a CDS encoding GNAT family N-acetyltransferase, which yields MEIRQLHHHDAEAYFALRLEALQTNPEAFGSSYEEEKDYPLSQIQSRLTDPAYVFGAFLENTLIGVVTLVRETKQKMSHRANIYAVYVTPLHRGKGVAKQLLQAAIEYAHTLQGIEQLYLAVVSDNISAKKLYRSFGFETYGIDQKAIKISGKYYDEELMVRFLSHS from the coding sequence ATGGAAATCAGGCAATTACACCACCATGATGCAGAAGCATATTTTGCCCTCAGATTAGAGGCATTGCAAACAAATCCAGAAGCATTTGGTTCTAGCTATGAGGAAGAAAAAGATTATCCGCTAAGTCAAATACAAAGCAGATTAACAGATCCTGCTTATGTATTTGGGGCATTTCTTGAAAATACTCTAATAGGTGTCGTTACCTTAGTGAGAGAAACAAAGCAAAAGATGAGCCATCGTGCTAATATCTATGCTGTCTATGTGACACCTTTACATAGAGGAAAAGGTGTAGCGAAACAATTACTACAAGCGGCAATCGAATACGCACATACATTACAAGGGATAGAACAATTATACCTCGCAGTTGTTTCTGATAATATCTCAGCTAAAAAGTTATATCGTTCATTTGGATTTGAAACATATGGAATCGATCAAAAAGCGATAAAAATTAGTGGGAAATACTATGATGAGGAATTAATGGTTCGCTTTTTATCCCACTCTTAA